In one window of Brassica rapa cultivar Chiifu-401-42 chromosome A07, CAAS_Brap_v3.01, whole genome shotgun sequence DNA:
- the LOC103846214 gene encoding uncharacterized protein LOC103846214, with translation MEILAIFFIWKCISDTLPAGANMVRRHIAQDGGCGRCSMDSETVNHILFTCPYARLIWAESPVQAPPNGVMSDSLYANLYRVMNLKHHRPDLKIHDDLVPWLLWRIWKNRNEFLFKGIDYSAPSTVAKAKEDMEAWLGRKEEDHIVAQTPPLAMHE, from the coding sequence ATGGAAATATTGGCCATATTCTTTATATGGAAATGCATTAGTGACACTCTCCCAGCTGGTGCAAATATGGTCAGAAGACACATAGCCCAAGACGGAGGCTGTGGTAGATGCTCAATGGACAGTGAAACCGTAAATCATATCTTATTTACGTGTCCATACGCTCGTCTGATCTGGGCAGAGTCTCCGGTCCAGGCCCCTCCAAATGGTGTGATGTCAGACTCCCTATATGCTAATTTATACCGTGTGATGAACTTGAAGCATCACAGACCTGATCTCAAGATACATGATGATCTAGTTCCTTGGCTGTTATGGAGAATCTGGAAAAACAGAAACGAGTTCTTATTCAAAGGAATCGACTACTCCGCACCAAGCACGGTAGCAAAGGCCAAGGAGGATATGGAGGCATGGCTAGGAAGAAAAGAAGAGGATCATATCGTGGCTCAAACACCACCCTTAGCAATGCACGAGTAA
- the LOC103845909 gene encoding thaumatin-like protein 1: MYGGRGSGIYLWNGIYIGGSDNRCYGSFHCTNPHLSTTLITFYISKSHFTGTTNKPSEKRTIMPQFSKMDLVKVPSFLVVILFLINGASSTTFTVVNQCNYTVWPGLLSGAGTAPLSTTGFSLNTSESRVISIPASWSGRIWGRTLCNQNATTGKFTCVTGDCGSSQIECSGAGANPPATLAEFTLNGSDNLDFFDVSLVDGNNVPMMVVPRGGANGVGKCNATGCAADLNGVCPAQLKVTVDAVAVACKSACEAFGTPEYCCSGAFGTPDKCKPSEYSAFFKKACPTAYSYAYDDGTSTFTCSGADYIITFCPPSSGSPKPEAVNVSAAPTFSIAFILSVLAVAVSWVGSELW; encoded by the exons ATGTATGGGGGGAGGGGATCTGGTATATACCTCTGGAATGGCATATACATAGGGGGATCAGATAATAGATGTTATGGAAGTTTCCATTGCACTAATCCCCACTTATCAACAACTCTTATAAccttttatatatcaaaatctcACTTTACCGGAACGACCAACAAACCAAGTGAAAAGCGAACAATAATGCCTCAATTCTCAAAGATGGATTTGGTTAAAGTTCCTTCCTTTCTAGTGGTGATTCTATTTCTCATCAATGGTGCTTCCTCCACCACTTTCACTGTTGTTAACCAATGCAACTACACTGTTTGGCCGGGACTTCTCTCTGGCGCCGGAACCGCTCCCTTATCCACCACCGGTTTCTCTTTAAACACGTCCGAGTCACGAGTTATCTCCATACCTGCCTCCTGGTCCGGCCGCATATGGGGTCGCACGCTCTGCAATCAAAACGCCACCACCGGGAAGTTTACTTGCGTCACAGGCGACTGCGGCTCTTCCCAAATAGAATGCTCCGGCGCCGGAGCCAACCCTCCGGCCACACTAGCCGAATTCACACTCAACGGCTCCGACAACCTTGATTTCTTCGACGTCAGTCTTGTGGACGGTAACAACGTCCCCATGATGGTCGTTCCTCGCGGCGGAGCTAATGGAGTCGGTAAATGCAACGCCACGGGCTGCGCGGCTGATCTCAACGGCGTTTGTCCTGCTCAGCTGAAAGTAACGGTTGACGCAGTGGCAGTGGCGTGCAAGAGTGCTTGCGAAGCGTTTGGAACGCCGGAGTATTGCTGTAGCGGCGCGTTTGGAACGCCGGACAAGTGTAAGCCGAGTGAGTACTCTGCTTTCTTCAAGAAAGCTTGCCCTACGGCTTATAGTTATGCTTATGACGACGGTACAAGCACCTTCACTTGCTCCGGTGCTGATTACATCATCACTTTCTGTCCTCCAAG TTCAGGGAGTCCCAAACCGGAGGCAGTTAACGTTTCGGCCGCACCTACCTTCTCAATTGCATTCATATTAAGCGTTTTAGCTGTTGCGGTTTCTTGGGTGGGGAGTGAGCTTTGGTGA
- the LOC103846215 gene encoding uncharacterized protein LOC103846215 gives MWKAPPPQWIKCNTDGAWRKEHQRSGVGWISRDSTGKLLWAGVKDFQRVGSPIEAEAEGIKWAMQSMRSLGYNQVLYETDSQVLARMTAGQEVIWPKLEPVMQEIEHYLSENPGYKLGYYPREGNKAAGRVAKEAFSLGNHVPRFYSIMPIWLVSLCEADMPIVNMNSMGE, from the coding sequence ATGTGGAAAGCTCCACCACCCCAATGGATTAAATGTAATACGGATGGTGCGTGGCGTAAAGAGCATCAGCGAAGTGGAGTAGGTTGGATAAGCCGAGACAGTACAGGGAAATTGCTTTGGGCAGGGGTAAAGGATTTTCAGAGAGTAGGCTCACCGATTGAGGCAGAAGCAGAAGGTATCAAGTGGGCAATGCAGTCAATGCGCAGTCTCGGCTACAATCAGGTGCTCTATGAAACAGACTCTCAGGTCCTTGCAAGGATGACCGCAGGACAAGAAGTAATATGGCCAAAGCTCGAGCCGGTCATGCAGGAAATTGAGCATTATCTCTCTGAAAATCCAGGTTACAAGCTAGGTTATTATCCAAGGGAAGGAAATAAGGCAGCAGGTAGAGTAGCAAAGGAGGCTTTTTCTTTAGGGAATCATGTTCCTAGGTTCTACTCTATTATGCCAATTTGGTTAGTTTCTTTGTGTGAGGCTGATATGCCTATTGTAAACATGAATTCCATGGGTGAATGA
- the LOC103845910 gene encoding 3-oxoacyl-[acyl-carrier-protein] reductase FabG → MSNLQTVKKQLEPWCELKDKVVLVTGASSGIGREICLDLAKAGCKIIAAARRVDRLESLCSEINKTGVQAVALELDVSSNAATIQKAVKEAWDIFGKIHALINNAGIRGNVKSCLDLSENEWDNVLTTNLKGAWLVAKYVCVLMRDAKTGGGSVINISSIAGFHRSLAPGALAYACSKSGVDTMTRMMAIELGAYNIRVNSIAPGLLNSDITKDLMQKKWLKVVAERILPLKVNQTVDPGLTSLVRYLLHDSSQYVSGNIYIVDSGTTLPGLPIFSSL, encoded by the exons ATGAGTAATCTTCAAACT GTGAAAAAGCAACTGGAACCATGGTGTGAACTTAAAGACAAAGTGGTTCTTGTGACAGGAGCTTCCTCTGGTATAGGAAGAGAGATCTGTCTTGATCTAGCCAAAGCTGGCTGCAAGATTATAGCAGCAGCTCGTCGTGTCGACCGTCTCGAATCTCTTTGCTCTGAAATCAACAAAACCGGAGTCCAAGCCGTTGCCCTTGAGCTAGACGTGTCATCAAACGCAGCCACCATTCAAAAAGCGGTAAAAGAAGCTTGGGACATCTTTGGAAAGATCCATGCGTTGATCAACAATGCCGGAATCAGAGGCAATGTCAAGTCTTGTTTAGATCTGTCAGAAAACGAATGGGACAACGTCTTAACAACCAACTTAAAAGGAGCTTGGTTAGTAGCCAAATACGTCTGCGTTTTGATGCGTGACGCTAAAACCGGTGGTGGCTCGGTGATAAACATTTCATCCATCGCAGGGTTTCACCGCAGTTTAGCTCCTGGTGCACTCGCGTATGCTTGTTCCAAAAGCGGTGTTGATACCATGACAAGAATGATGGCTATTGAGTTAGGTGCTTATAATATTAGAGTGAACTCGATCGCGCCGGGGCTTTTGAACTCAGACATCACAAAAGATCTTATGCAGAAAAAGTGGCTCAAGGTTGTGGCCGAGCGGATTCTACCGTTAAAGGTGAACCAGACCGTGGATCCGGGTCTCACTTCTCTCGTTCGCTATCTACTTCACGACTCTTCTCAGTATGTCTCCGGCAATATATACATTGTTGACTCTGGAACTACACTGCCCGGTCTGCCCATCTTTTCTTCTCTATGA